The following coding sequences are from one Capsicum annuum cultivar UCD-10X-F1 chromosome 3, UCD10Xv1.1, whole genome shotgun sequence window:
- the LOC124896929 gene encoding putative late blight resistance protein homolog R1B-17 — protein sequence MRFQRYLYGAEINGYVDHEKLEGLETRIKFLADNVGQFCLVIWRKEDRVNIKSKPPHLLCLVVLVELEMKKIFLCELKASKFTQSRTFNDKKLPKGFSHHLHSLLVELRNKDLDNFPTNVSTRKFHVAIEFLLFFLGDVPNHVIDGKRLNELLAKIGVLVGDILYVIQMHLLADEASKIELSTIKIMEKIEDLKAQVEERYYQSFVYSPSQFPTAGGLSFVDSLLRKLNEMSKSETRLDFMMKPHIVISERELSSLISIFGDVAKVQYDHDILKDLLERTINLAYEAEVAIDFIFVQYNALWYSFCSLPAIINEIKHIRAEVTKMRSENLARKPYFVVEPSKHLPTQQSNLMSDEEIVGFEDDTEIIIQYLIRGTDDLDVIPIVGMGGQGKTTCSKKLYNDDIIVSHFDV from the coding sequence atgaGGTTTCAAAGATACTTATATGGTGCTGAGATAAATGGTTATGTCGACCATGAGAAGTTGGAAGGTCTGGAGACCCGAATTAAATTTCTGGCTGACAATGTCGGACAGTTTTGTCTTGTCATTTGGCGTAAGGAGGATAGAGTTAATATCAAGAGTAAGCCTCCTCATCTACTATGCTTGGTTGTGCTAGTGGAGCTGGAAATGAAGAAGATTTTTCTATGTGAACTTAAGGCCTCAAAGTTTACTCAATCAAGGACTTTCAACGACAAGAAACTACCAAAAGGATTTTCACATCATCTCCATAGTCTGCTCGTAGAACTTAGAAATAAAGATCTTGACAACTTTCCTACTAATGTCTCTACTCGAAAATTTCATGTGGCAATAGAGTTCTTGTTGTTTTTTCTCGGTGATGTGCCGAATCATGTTATTGATGGCAAGAGGTTGAATGAACTCTTAGCAAAGATTGGAGTTCTTGTGGGCGACATACTTTATGTAATTCAAATGCATCTACTTGCAGATGAGGCTAGCAAGATTGAACTTAGCACGATAAAGATAATGGAGAAAATTGAAGATCTAAAGGCACAAGTGGAGGAGAGGTACTATCAATCCTTTGTATACAGTCCATCTCAGTTTCCCACAGCTGGTGGCTTGAGCTTTGTGGATTCTCTTTTAAGGAAATTGAATGAGATGTCGAAATCTGAAACACGTTTAGATTTCATGATGAAGCCTCATATAGTTATATCAGAGAGAGAGCTCTCATCTCTAATATCTATTTTCGGAGATGTCGCAAAGGTGCAGTATGACCATGACATTCTTAAAGATCTTCTGGAGCGTACTATCAATTTGGCATATGAAGCTGAAGTTGCTATTGACTTTATTTTTGTTCAATATAATGCTCTTTGGTATTCTTTTTGCTCACTTCCTGCAATCATAAACGAGATCAAGCATATTCGTGCTGAGGTGACCAAGATGCGGTCGGAGAACCTTGCTCGTAAACCCTACTTTGTGGTTGAGCCATCTAAACATCTCCCAACTCAACAAAGCAATCTTATGAGTGATGAGGAGATAGTTGGTTTTGAGGATGACACAGAAATAATAATTCAGTACCTAATTCGAGGAACAGATGACCTAGATGTCATCCCAATTGTTGGGATGGGGGGACAAGGTAAAACAACTTGTTCTAAAAAGTTGTACAACGATGACATCATTGTTTCTCACTTTGACGTTTGA